One Gimesia aquarii DNA segment encodes these proteins:
- a CDS encoding neutral/alkaline non-lysosomal ceramidase N-terminal domain-containing protein, with the protein MLLIIQRFLPFPVLFLLLGSSFYTQGTLTAAETTFSFGFAKTEITPDVPLRLSGYGNRAVVYEGIDEPLYIRAVAIKTSDRKICSLVSIDSIGFAGSFVDRVAGKVKKEYGMNRDQLVVCSTHSHTAPHPVEGLSNIFSTPMTRDQKEASQKYWDMIETQIVESVGRAIQDLRPGKMSVISGKVSFAQNRRVLKNGKWSGFGFNPEGPVDHSLPLIKITDESGKLRGLVFNYACHCTTFGSDYNRLNGDWAGYAAKYIEEQHGDITAICTIGCGADQNPIRGNKNVAKDLAIGHGRAIALEVSRLLKQPMQEISSPVKTSYGVANLPFDRPTEAQLKNAFENKREQVKKHAENMLAIYKQKGHLPETYPAPVQVWKFGNQLTMIFLGGEVVVDYALRLKKEIKSDLIWVTAYANDIFGYVASERMRAEGGYEYDFSMIYYNQPGPWSKGTEEILMHRIHELVKEAH; encoded by the coding sequence ATGCTTTTGATAATTCAAAGATTCCTACCATTTCCTGTTCTGTTTCTCCTGTTGGGATCCAGTTTCTATACACAGGGAACTCTCACTGCTGCAGAAACAACATTTTCTTTTGGTTTTGCAAAGACGGAAATTACTCCCGATGTCCCATTGAGGCTTTCTGGTTATGGAAACCGTGCTGTAGTCTATGAAGGCATTGATGAGCCGCTTTATATTCGTGCAGTTGCCATCAAAACTTCAGACAGAAAAATCTGTTCGCTGGTTTCCATTGATTCCATTGGCTTTGCGGGGAGTTTTGTTGATCGCGTTGCCGGAAAGGTGAAAAAAGAATATGGAATGAACCGCGATCAATTGGTGGTGTGTAGTACCCACTCCCATACCGCTCCTCACCCGGTCGAAGGCTTGTCGAACATCTTTTCAACCCCAATGACAAGAGACCAAAAGGAAGCATCACAAAAATATTGGGATATGATCGAAACACAAATCGTAGAATCTGTAGGCAGAGCCATTCAGGATCTTCGCCCTGGAAAGATGTCGGTCATTTCCGGTAAAGTAAGCTTTGCCCAAAACCGTCGTGTGTTGAAGAATGGCAAGTGGAGCGGGTTTGGATTCAATCCAGAAGGACCCGTTGATCATAGTCTACCGTTGATCAAGATTACCGATGAGTCAGGAAAACTACGAGGGCTTGTATTCAATTATGCCTGTCACTGTACGACTTTCGGTAGTGATTACAATCGGTTGAATGGTGACTGGGCCGGCTATGCGGCAAAATACATTGAAGAACAGCATGGTGACATCACCGCAATTTGTACCATCGGTTGTGGTGCGGATCAGAATCCCATCCGAGGAAATAAAAATGTTGCCAAAGATCTGGCGATCGGTCATGGACGAGCAATTGCTTTGGAAGTCTCTCGCCTTTTGAAGCAGCCCATGCAGGAAATCAGTTCTCCTGTAAAAACATCCTATGGTGTTGCCAACCTTCCCTTCGATCGTCCCACAGAAGCACAATTGAAAAACGCATTCGAAAATAAACGAGAGCAAGTCAAAAAACATGCAGAGAATATGCTGGCGATTTATAAACAAAAAGGACATCTTCCTGAAACCTACCCTGCTCCGGTACAAGTCTGGAAATTTGGCAATCAGTTAACCATGATTTTTCTGGGGGGAGAAGTCGTTGTTGATTATGCACTCCGTTTAAAGAAAGAAATCAAAAGTGACCTGATTTGGGTGACCGCGTATGCGAATGACATTTTTGGTTACGTTGCCTCAGAACGCATGCGGGCCGAAGGTGGATACGAATATGACTTTTCGATGATCTATTACAATCAACCCGGCCCCTGGTCAAAAGGCACCGAAGAAATCCTAATGCACCGCATACACGAACTTGTCAAAGAGGCTCATTAA
- a CDS encoding PQQ-binding-like beta-propeller repeat protein, which yields MLYQSEMLKHIICCCLLLCVLGLSNRNTEAADWPMWRGNVERTGVTSEVLPEKLFPGWSRKLPAYQVAWPNEERLHFDFAYEPVAVGSHILVGSPLEGSLTTYDAKTGDQRWKFYTNGPVRFAPIVSDQNVIFGSDDGFLYCLNLADGKLRWKIKGAPDTHQERWHLGNDRLISYWPIRGAPVVKEGVVFFGAGIWPSMGTYLSAVDIKTGKRKWINQRIQYLKNVRIDHNYLHEAGLSPQGYCLIANNMLVVPNGRSMPARIDPETGKMHYFVQGYRNGDSRVIAAGDYLLVGHSGVVNLADGREVGNRWVDAGKDAPKSWSMSKRDQFEGPFDAYKSMPGCSFRSVYDQGICYGVDMGVVYAYDLSKAKKSLYEKKHGAQTVRPAKWEAPLLWKLDTGLGKDKTHSIIKAGNTLYAHVGKTLFAAKIAKDQKSAKVVWQHKLTQPVGSLIVANQRLIVSCLNGYLHCFQTEPQKHKWLKQVRVPLPRISAEDNQLAFEYLDASSIKVGSEGPLIAGNIVIRGIESDSLPDALLQVARVRIIVIEDDIELVNRLRKKLHDVGVYSGEVQIIHADPDTFPLPHYLAELVIDPTPAAKNAVALSEKLKSVRPYGGVACLRVNDANQALIEKMTASLDKTHWKVQRQNNLVTLQRKGALPGSSDWTHECSDAARSYFSRDQLVKAPLGILWYGDGPGYGFHKFKDYGRGVKPQVAGGRLVAFDDRAKRLTAIDAYTGRLLWNFDTGTTIVRFATLPHAIIVGRNSECVILNPEDGSIIKTLPCKLDPKLTGMPGVVDVRVADPLILVAIGFDLPKGHSHPAIETGLWDAKTIVAFDRKSGKQLWSIVAKERFNIHSLVLGNGLVFCTDSISPLKADQMKRRGTAPETFTSEVLALDPKHGTVKWKFRREYGHRVMTGRGPLAIRPYDDWSAFSEKSQLLYTGKLKEMQALNATTGEKVWEKPIGLQPLLLYDDSFINQAGVKYDLFTGKQISKKPLFKRSGCNYTVGNQNLLFLRNNCAAYVDMDQKKEFSLRNLRSGCSNSLVAANGLLSIPCFSTGCICNYPLQTSFGMVHMPEVSQWTTDDPIDVKQLRDAQTAVTSENRVNPAK from the coding sequence ATGTTGTATCAAAGCGAAATGTTAAAACATATTATTTGCTGTTGTCTGCTCCTATGTGTGTTAGGCCTCAGTAATAGAAATACAGAAGCCGCCGATTGGCCGATGTGGCGTGGCAATGTCGAACGGACCGGTGTCACATCAGAAGTGTTGCCCGAAAAATTATTCCCCGGTTGGTCGCGCAAGTTGCCCGCTTATCAGGTGGCCTGGCCAAACGAAGAGCGTCTGCACTTCGATTTCGCCTACGAACCGGTAGCCGTTGGGAGTCATATCCTGGTGGGATCACCTTTGGAAGGAAGTCTCACCACGTATGATGCCAAAACGGGCGATCAACGCTGGAAGTTTTATACTAACGGTCCGGTCCGATTTGCCCCCATCGTTTCGGATCAAAATGTAATCTTTGGTTCGGATGATGGCTTTCTTTATTGTCTGAATCTTGCTGATGGTAAATTACGTTGGAAAATCAAAGGTGCCCCCGATACTCATCAGGAACGTTGGCATCTGGGTAACGATCGATTAATTTCGTATTGGCCCATTCGAGGAGCTCCTGTAGTGAAAGAGGGAGTCGTTTTCTTCGGTGCCGGGATCTGGCCCTCCATGGGGACCTATTTGAGTGCCGTTGACATCAAAACAGGAAAACGAAAATGGATTAACCAGCGAATTCAATACTTGAAAAATGTACGCATCGATCATAATTATCTGCACGAAGCAGGTCTCTCGCCTCAAGGTTACTGTCTGATTGCCAATAACATGCTCGTGGTTCCCAATGGTCGATCCATGCCGGCTCGGATCGATCCCGAGACCGGCAAGATGCACTACTTTGTGCAAGGTTATCGCAATGGTGACTCTCGGGTGATAGCCGCGGGAGATTATCTTCTGGTCGGCCACTCTGGAGTTGTCAACTTGGCCGACGGTCGCGAGGTCGGCAATCGCTGGGTCGATGCCGGAAAGGATGCGCCGAAATCCTGGAGCATGTCCAAACGCGATCAGTTTGAGGGTCCCTTTGATGCCTATAAAAGTATGCCTGGTTGCAGCTTTCGCTCTGTGTATGATCAAGGGATTTGTTACGGTGTCGATATGGGTGTGGTCTACGCGTACGATTTGTCTAAAGCTAAGAAAAGTTTGTATGAGAAAAAACATGGCGCGCAGACCGTCAGACCAGCCAAGTGGGAAGCCCCTCTGCTCTGGAAACTGGATACCGGTTTGGGAAAAGATAAGACTCATTCGATTATCAAAGCGGGAAACACATTGTATGCTCATGTTGGTAAAACCTTATTTGCAGCAAAAATAGCCAAAGACCAAAAGTCGGCCAAAGTCGTCTGGCAACACAAACTGACGCAGCCGGTTGGTTCGCTGATCGTTGCCAATCAACGTTTGATTGTTTCCTGTCTCAACGGATATCTGCACTGCTTTCAGACCGAGCCACAGAAACACAAGTGGCTGAAGCAGGTGCGTGTTCCACTACCGAGAATTTCAGCTGAAGATAACCAGCTTGCTTTTGAATATCTGGATGCAAGTTCTATCAAAGTGGGTTCTGAGGGTCCTCTAATAGCGGGTAATATTGTAATACGTGGTATAGAGTCCGACTCGCTGCCAGATGCATTGCTGCAGGTAGCCAGAGTTCGGATCATTGTGATCGAGGATGACATCGAGCTGGTCAACAGGTTGCGGAAAAAGCTCCACGACGTTGGCGTTTATAGCGGGGAAGTCCAGATAATTCACGCCGACCCCGACACCTTTCCACTGCCTCACTATCTGGCCGAACTGGTCATTGATCCGACACCTGCTGCGAAGAATGCGGTCGCGCTGTCTGAGAAGCTCAAGTCGGTTCGACCTTACGGGGGCGTCGCCTGCTTGAGGGTGAACGATGCCAACCAGGCGTTGATAGAAAAGATGACAGCCAGCCTGGACAAGACACATTGGAAAGTTCAGCGACAGAACAATCTGGTAACTCTGCAGCGCAAGGGAGCCCTGCCCGGTTCGTCCGACTGGACCCACGAATGTTCCGATGCGGCTCGGTCTTATTTCTCTCGCGATCAACTCGTCAAAGCCCCCCTGGGAATTTTATGGTATGGTGATGGGCCCGGTTATGGGTTCCATAAGTTCAAAGACTATGGTCGAGGCGTCAAACCACAAGTCGCCGGCGGCAGGCTGGTCGCCTTCGACGATCGCGCCAAACGCCTGACAGCGATTGACGCTTACACCGGTCGACTCTTGTGGAACTTTGATACCGGAACAACAATTGTTCGTTTTGCAACGCTGCCTCATGCGATCATTGTCGGCAGGAATTCTGAATGTGTCATCCTCAATCCCGAGGATGGTTCGATTATCAAAACACTTCCCTGTAAGCTTGATCCGAAACTGACAGGCATGCCGGGTGTCGTCGATGTCCGCGTGGCCGATCCGCTGATTCTCGTCGCTATCGGGTTCGATCTCCCCAAAGGGCACAGTCATCCTGCGATTGAAACTGGATTGTGGGACGCCAAAACCATTGTTGCCTTTGATCGAAAATCGGGAAAACAGCTCTGGTCGATTGTGGCGAAAGAACGATTTAATATTCATTCTCTGGTCCTTGGTAATGGTTTGGTGTTCTGTACCGATTCCATCTCCCCTTTAAAAGCCGATCAAATGAAACGTCGTGGCACCGCCCCCGAGACGTTCACATCGGAAGTGTTGGCCCTCGATCCAAAGCACGGAACGGTCAAGTGGAAATTTCGACGTGAATATGGTCATCGGGTCATGACAGGCCGCGGCCCATTGGCGATTCGTCCTTATGATGATTGGTCTGCCTTTTCTGAAAAATCTCAATTACTCTACACGGGAAAACTAAAAGAGATGCAAGCTCTGAACGCCACGACGGGTGAAAAAGTCTGGGAAAAACCAATCGGCTTGCAACCGTTATTACTGTATGACGATTCTTTTATTAATCAGGCCGGCGTCAAGTACGATCTGTTCACAGGCAAACAGATTTCGAAAAAACCGCTCTTCAAACGTAGCGGCTGTAATTACACGGTCGGAAATCAAAACCTATTATTTTTGAGAAACAATTGTGCCGCCTATGTCGATATGGATCAGAAGAAAGAATTCAGTCTTCGTAATCTACGCTCAGGTTGCAGCAACAGCCTCGTGGCCGCGAACGGCCTGTTAAGCATCCCCTGCTTTTCAACCGGCTGCATTTGTAATTATCCGCTGCAAACTTCTTTTGGTATGGTGCATATGCCGGAAGTGAGCCAATGGACGACCGACGATCCCATCGATGTCAAACAACTTCGCGATGCACAAACCGCAGTGACGTCCGAAAATCGAGTCAATCCTGCGAAATAG
- a CDS encoding CmcI family methyltransferase encodes MADYMEENLDMPLSKVLDVIQDRIMTKTTYFGVPALKSPTDFWIYQEIMHETKPDVIIEIGNNCGGGTLALAHLCDLLDKGRVIGIDISHENVPDLVKNHPRITLIEGDACNSFTVVSKLVSSSDRVLIIEDSAHTYSNTLNVLMCYQSLIKPGDYFIVEDGICHHGLNVGPNPGPYEAIEEFVRTNSNFEIDRDRESFLVTWNPKGYLRRV; translated from the coding sequence ATGGCCGATTATATGGAAGAAAATTTAGACATGCCTTTGTCAAAAGTTTTAGATGTCATTCAAGATCGTATCATGACAAAAACTACTTATTTCGGAGTACCAGCACTTAAAAGTCCAACTGATTTCTGGATCTACCAGGAGATCATGCATGAGACCAAGCCAGATGTAATTATTGAAATTGGTAATAATTGTGGCGGCGGCACACTGGCTTTGGCTCACCTCTGTGACCTTCTTGATAAAGGTAGAGTTATCGGAATCGATATTTCACATGAAAATGTACCCGATCTCGTAAAAAATCACCCACGTATTACACTCATTGAAGGGGATGCCTGCAATTCATTTACAGTTGTGAGTAAACTCGTCTCATCTTCCGATAGAGTACTAATTATCGAAGATAGTGCCCACACTTACAGCAATACACTGAATGTCCTAATGTGTTATCAATCACTGATCAAGCCAGGCGATTATTTTATTGTGGAAGATGGGATTTGCCATCATGGATTAAATGTGGGACCAAATCCAGGACCTTACGAAGCGATTGAAGAATTTGTAAGAACTAATTCTAATTTTGAAATTGATCGTGATCGAGAATCTTTTTTGGTCACATGGAACCCTAAAGGTTATTTAAGACGAGTGTAA
- the drmD gene encoding DISARM system SNF2-like helicase DrmD encodes MSQLIDSLSPGQIARVRQRTYLVEEIVKPKRVVDSTLVRLSCVDDDNQGQPLEVLWEKELDPEILTGEAWEEVASKGFDDSRLFSAYLNTLKWNCVTSTDPKLFQSPFRAGIRLDAYQLEPLRKALLLPRVNLFIADDVGLGKTIEAGLIAREMLLRKKVKEIFVSCPPSMLLQWKEELEARFGLTFEILDKDYMKRVRRERGFSVNPWGTHTRFLVSHRLLIDETYAGPLRDHLGTFRGGSLFILDEAHHAAPSSGAKYAIDSQITRAVRDLAPRFEHRLFLSATPHNGHSNSFSALLEILDPQRFCRGVPVTAKYRDEVIVRRIKEDIREIQGGFPKRNVVQISIDGLPTDAPELRLSRLLQEYRESREERLKNETKRKQAASGLLITGLQQRLLSSIEAFARTLKVHRKTVKRQWEKLQEASAADEHDLRTLDLLTGIVDSDDDRATLEEDQLRAEEDAQFEAASSATLGPLEDMSAKDLFAHEQKLLDEMTEVAEQSRGKSDARTEKLIEWIRENMCPELGKAGAGWNETRVLIFTEYDDTKRYLVGRLEAAITGSDQAEQRIQIFHGPTPPPKREEIKKAFNTDPRKHPVRILIATDAAREGLNLQAYCHNLFHFDVPWNPSRMEQRNGRIDRKLQSMPEVFCHYFVYQQRPEDRILQVLVRKTETIKEELGSLSQVIDSNLAKTMTQGIRHDFLDSLESEIEFADLDDSRRSAIEQDLEAARERQHALREQIDRLRTLLENSRKSIGLSEEHFQAAITSSLQLMDVEGMQQIQGENGLTCFEFPAIDERSGADPSWAETMDTLRVPRKRDQKLWDWRHSSPIRPVVFEDPGLVGDDYVHLHLEQRVVQRLLGRFTAQGFVLHDLSRACFAQAKDSIPRVILLGRLCLYGLGAARLHEELIPVTARWTDPEIRKKPMTPYGKDTEAKTLSLLDDSLLKAGGMQLTQEIISQLQQAAAGDIHDLLPHLETRGAEYAREAELKLASRGEAEAKAMREILQTQQKHIDSTIKRISKLNPKQMQLDFGDEEDEIQQLNANKRYWGKRLDEIKEELKSEPTRIQELYTVKSRRVEPVGLVYLWPVTG; translated from the coding sequence ATGAGCCAATTGATTGATTCACTTTCCCCCGGGCAAATAGCCCGTGTTCGGCAGCGAACCTATCTGGTCGAGGAGATCGTCAAACCCAAACGGGTGGTTGACAGTACGCTCGTGCGTCTCTCTTGTGTTGATGACGATAACCAAGGGCAGCCTCTGGAAGTTCTCTGGGAGAAAGAACTAGATCCAGAGATTCTCACTGGGGAAGCATGGGAAGAAGTCGCATCGAAAGGATTTGACGATTCCAGACTTTTCTCTGCCTATCTGAATACTTTGAAGTGGAACTGTGTGACTTCCACTGATCCGAAGCTGTTTCAGTCCCCTTTCCGGGCTGGAATCCGGCTCGACGCGTATCAGCTGGAACCCCTTCGCAAAGCGCTGCTGCTGCCTCGCGTCAATCTGTTTATCGCCGATGATGTCGGTCTGGGGAAAACGATCGAAGCCGGGCTGATTGCCCGCGAGATGCTGTTGCGCAAGAAGGTCAAAGAGATCTTCGTATCCTGCCCCCCTTCCATGCTCCTGCAATGGAAAGAAGAGCTGGAAGCCCGCTTTGGACTGACTTTTGAGATTCTCGACAAAGACTATATGAAACGAGTTCGACGCGAACGAGGTTTCAGCGTCAATCCGTGGGGGACACACACGCGATTTCTGGTTTCGCATCGGTTACTGATCGATGAGACTTATGCCGGCCCGCTACGCGATCATTTGGGGACATTCCGTGGTGGATCACTGTTTATCCTGGATGAAGCGCATCATGCCGCTCCTTCCAGTGGTGCCAAATATGCGATTGACTCCCAGATTACCCGTGCCGTCCGCGATCTGGCACCCCGTTTTGAACATCGGCTTTTCCTTTCAGCAACACCTCATAACGGGCACTCCAACAGTTTCTCTGCGCTGTTGGAAATTCTCGACCCGCAGCGATTCTGTCGGGGAGTTCCTGTCACGGCGAAATATCGGGATGAAGTTATTGTGCGGCGTATCAAGGAAGACATTCGCGAAATTCAGGGAGGTTTTCCGAAGCGTAACGTCGTACAGATCAGTATCGACGGCCTCCCGACTGATGCGCCGGAACTGCGTCTGTCCCGTTTACTCCAGGAATATCGGGAGTCACGTGAGGAACGACTGAAAAATGAAACAAAACGCAAGCAGGCGGCTTCGGGATTATTGATCACCGGTCTGCAGCAACGTCTGCTCTCCTCAATCGAAGCATTTGCACGCACCCTGAAAGTTCATCGGAAAACTGTCAAACGCCAGTGGGAGAAACTTCAGGAAGCTTCAGCTGCGGATGAGCATGACCTCAGAACATTGGACCTGCTAACGGGCATTGTCGATTCAGATGATGATCGAGCCACTCTCGAAGAAGACCAGCTTCGGGCGGAGGAAGATGCCCAGTTTGAAGCTGCTTCCTCAGCCACTCTTGGGCCTTTGGAAGACATGTCGGCGAAAGACCTGTTTGCGCATGAACAGAAACTCCTGGATGAAATGACCGAAGTCGCGGAGCAGTCCCGGGGAAAGTCAGATGCCCGCACTGAGAAGCTGATCGAGTGGATTCGAGAGAATATGTGTCCGGAACTGGGAAAGGCCGGGGCCGGATGGAATGAGACGCGCGTGCTGATCTTTACAGAATACGATGATACCAAGCGATACCTGGTGGGCCGCCTGGAAGCAGCGATTACCGGCAGCGACCAGGCTGAGCAGCGCATTCAGATCTTCCATGGTCCCACTCCCCCTCCGAAACGGGAAGAGATCAAAAAGGCGTTCAATACGGACCCGCGTAAGCATCCGGTCCGTATTCTGATTGCCACCGATGCCGCCCGCGAAGGGCTTAACCTGCAGGCTTATTGTCACAATCTGTTCCATTTCGACGTTCCCTGGAATCCCAGTCGGATGGAGCAGCGGAATGGTCGCATCGACCGTAAACTGCAATCCATGCCGGAAGTCTTCTGTCATTATTTTGTCTATCAGCAACGTCCCGAAGATCGCATTCTGCAGGTGCTGGTTCGCAAGACGGAAACGATTAAGGAAGAACTAGGCAGCCTTTCCCAGGTGATCGATTCTAATCTGGCGAAAACGATGACTCAGGGGATCAGGCATGATTTTCTGGACTCGCTGGAAAGTGAAATCGAGTTTGCCGACCTGGATGATTCCCGCCGTTCTGCGATTGAACAGGACCTGGAAGCGGCTCGCGAGCGACAGCATGCTCTGCGCGAACAGATTGATCGCTTGCGAACACTGCTGGAGAATTCGCGTAAGAGTATTGGGCTGAGCGAAGAACATTTTCAGGCCGCAATTACCAGTTCCCTGCAACTGATGGATGTGGAAGGCATGCAGCAGATACAGGGCGAAAACGGGTTGACCTGTTTCGAATTTCCTGCCATCGATGAACGATCCGGTGCGGATCCGTCCTGGGCGGAGACAATGGACACTCTGCGTGTCCCTCGTAAGCGGGACCAGAAGCTCTGGGACTGGCGGCACTCCTCACCGATCAGGCCAGTCGTTTTCGAAGATCCGGGACTGGTGGGAGATGATTATGTCCATCTGCACCTGGAACAGCGCGTGGTTCAACGGCTGCTCGGTCGCTTCACGGCACAGGGTTTTGTGCTGCATGACCTGTCACGGGCCTGTTTTGCGCAGGCGAAAGACTCGATTCCACGCGTGATTCTGCTGGGGCGTTTGTGCCTGTATGGTCTGGGAGCAGCCCGCCTGCATGAAGAGCTGATTCCCGTTACCGCACGCTGGACCGATCCGGAAATACGTAAAAAGCCAATGACTCCTTATGGGAAAGACACAGAAGCCAAAACCCTCTCTCTGCTGGATGATTCACTGTTGAAAGCCGGAGGCATGCAGCTGACTCAGGAAATCATCAGCCAGCTGCAACAGGCGGCGGCCGGGGATATTCACGATCTCCTGCCCCATCTGGAAACGCGGGGTGCTGAATATGCCAGGGAAGCAGAACTAAAACTGGCTTCCCGCGGAGAGGCCGAAGCCAAAGCCATGCGGGAAATTCTGCAGACGCAACAGAAACACATCGACTCAACGATCAAGCGTATTTCAAAATTGAACCCGAAACAGATGCAGCTGGATTTCGGCGACGAAGAAGATGAAATCCAGCAGCTCAACGCCAACAAACGTTACTGGGGTAAACGCCTGGACGAGATCAAAGAAGAACTGAAATCCGAACCCACACGAATCCAGGAACTGTACACCGTCAAATCCCGCCGCGTTGAACCGGTGGGATTGGTTTATCTCTGGCCAGTGACGGGATAG
- a CDS encoding DUF6881 domain-containing protein — MYFLQVKWLHKFQEEPVVIYAELDDELWEIRKIEEFPDGTFGYADKENHTESTELSTSQYPPLEQIASNPEFELQHIDQEEFERVWLNSHS, encoded by the coding sequence ATGTATTTCTTACAGGTTAAATGGCTTCACAAATTTCAAGAAGAACCCGTTGTAATTTATGCTGAGTTAGATGATGAATTGTGGGAAATTCGAAAAATTGAAGAGTTTCCAGACGGAACATTCGGTTATGCAGATAAAGAAAATCATACAGAGTCTACCGAATTGTCTACATCACAATATCCTCCATTAGAGCAAATTGCTTCTAATCCAGAATTTGAATTGCAACACATAGATCAAGAAGAGTTTGAAAGAGTATGGCTTAACTCACACTCTTAA